In Strix uralensis isolate ZFMK-TIS-50842 chromosome 26, bStrUra1, whole genome shotgun sequence, a genomic segment contains:
- the IGSF9B gene encoding protein turtle homolog B isoform X3, which translates to MIWYVAALVASVLGARGLPVQGALGSREEPEFVTARAGESVILPCDVIHPLTGQPPPYVVEWFKFGVPIPIFIKFGFYPPHVDPEYAGRASLHDKASLRIEQVRSEDQGWYECKVLMLDQQYDTFHNGSWVHLTVNAPPTFTETPPQYVEAKEGSSVTLTCMAFGNPKPIVTWLKEGDLLGDNGKYQVSDGSLTVLSISREDRGPYTCRAYSIQGEAVHTTRLLVQGPPFIVSPPENITVNISQDALFTCQAEAYPGNLTYLWYWEEENVYFKNDLKLRVRILIDGTLIIFRVKPEDAGKYTCIPSNSLGRSPSASAYLTVQYPARVVNMPPVIYVPIGIHGYIRCPVEAEPPVTLVKWNKDGRPLRIEKYSGWNLLEDGSIRIEEATEDALGTYTCVPYNALGTMGQSPPARLVLKDPPYFTVLPGWEYRQEAGRELLIPCAAAGDPFPIIAWRKVGKPSRSKHNTLPGGTLQIRSLGKDDHGEWECIATNIVASITASTHLTVVGTSPHAPTSVHVVVAMTSANVSWEPGYDGGYEQTFSVWYGPLMKRAQFGPHDWLSLPVPAGSSWLLVDTLEPETAYQFSVLAQNKLGTSSFSEVVTVNTLAFPVTTPEPLVLVTPPRCLTANRTQQGVLLSWLPPANHSFPIDRYIMEFRVAERWEILDDGILGTESEFFAKDLSQDTWYEFRVLAVMQDLISEPSNVAGVSSTDVFPQPDLTDEGLARPVLAGIVATICFLAAAILFSTLAACFVNKQRKRKLKRKKDPPLSITHCRKSLESPLSSGKVSPESIRTLRPPSESSDDQGPQAKRMLSPTKEKELSLYKKTKRAISSKKYSVSKAEAEAEATTPIELISRGPDGRFVMDPAEMEPSLKTRRIEGFPFVEETDMYPEFRQSDEENDDPVVPTSVTALKAQLTPLSSSQESYLQPPAYSPRFHRALEGPGALQATGQARPPAPRAFHHQFYGYLSSSSPGEVDPPPFYMPEVSPLSSVMSSPPLPPEGPFGHPTIPEENGENVSNSTLPLAQTPTGGRSPEPWGRAEFPFGSLEPAPAPFPHQLQPCEAAEGTQPTGCLPRGPPPSSLQVVPASYPGILPLEAPKSWTGKSPGRGQSSVPTTTKWQDKPMQPMGCQGQLRHTSQGMGIPVLPYHEPSEPVGPSGTSTFSLDTRWYEPQPRPRPSPRQVRRAEPSLHQVVLQPSRLSPLTQSPLSSRNSSPELTARARPRPGLIQQAEVSEITLQPPAAVSFSRKSTPSTGSPAPSSRGGSPSYRPTATFASLATGYSGSQGSSLPVDTMDVFGDIPSPRRAGEEILQPEPTSTTVAATGKHPSPSGDAAAPERLEALKYQRIKKPKKSSKGSSKSRKQSNGSASQVQQLPSSQVLWPDEAVCLRKKKRHPRQDPFARLSALKDDLCHRQLPEDQTAILNSVDHDDTGGHATLL; encoded by the exons GCCGGGCCAGCCTGCACGACAAAGCCTCCCTGCGTATTGAGCAGGTCCGCTCTGAGGACCAGGGCTGGTACGAGTGCAAAGTGCTCATGCTGGACCAGCAGTACGACACCTTCCACAACGGCAGCTGGGTCCACCTCACGGTCAACG CTCCCCCCACTTTCACGGAGACGCCACCGCAGTACGTCGAGGCGAAGGAAGGCAGCAGCGTCACCTTGACCTGCATGGCGTTTGGGAACCCCAAGCCCATCGTCACCTGGCTGAAAGAGGGAGACCTTTTGGGTGACAATGGCAAGTACCAG GTGAGCGACGGGAGCCTGACAGTGCTCTCCATCAGCCGGGAGGACAGGGGTCCCTACACTTGCCGGGCGTACAGCATCCAGGGAGAGGCAGTGCACACCACGCGCCTGCTCGTTCAAG gACCTCCTTTCATCGTTTCCCCTCCGGAGAACATCACGGTCAACATCTCCCAGGATGCGCTCTTCACCTGCCAGGCCGAGGCGTACCCCGGGAACCTCACCTACCTGTGGTACTGGGAGGAGGAGAACGTCTACTTCAAGAA CGACCTGAAGTTGCGGGTGCGGATCCTGATCGACGGGACGCTGATCATTTTCCGTGTCAAGCCAGAGGATGCTGGAAAATACACCTGTATCCCCAGCAACAGCCTGGGCCGCTCGCCATCAGCCTCTGCCTACCTGACGGTGCAGT atCCTGCCCGCGTGGTGAACATGCCCCCTGTCATCTACGTTCCCATCGGGATACACGGATACATCCGCTGCCCGGTCGAGGCAGAGCCCCCGGTCACGCTGGTCAAGTGGAACAAAGACGGACGTCCCCTGCGAATCGAGAAG TATTCTGGCTGGAACCTGCTGGAAGACGGGTCGATCCGGATAGAGGAGGCAACCGAAGATGCTCTCGGCACTTACACCTGTGTGCCTTATAACGCCCTGGGTACGATGGGCCAGTCTCCCCCTGCCCGACTGGTACTGAAG GACCCCCCCTATTTCACGGTGCTACCAGGCTGGGAGTACAgacaggaggcagggagggagctgttGATTCCTTGCGCTGCTGCCGGAGACCCCTTTCCCATCATCGCCTGGAGAAAG GTAGGGAAGCCCAGCAGGAGCAAGCACAACACGCTGCCCGGCGGCACCCTGCAGATCCGCTCCCTCGGCAAGGACGACCACGGCGAGTGGGAGTGCATCGCCACCAACATCGTCGCAAGCATTACTGCCAGCACCCACCTTACCGTCGTAG GCACAAGCCCTCACGCCCCGACCAGCGTGCACGTTGTGGTCGCCATGACCTCTGCCAACGTCTCCTGGGAGCCCGGCTACGACGGTGGATACGAGCAGACTTTCTCAGTTTGGTACGGCCCTCT GATGAAGAGAGCCCAGTTTGGCCCCCACGACTGGCTGTCTCTCCCTGTACCAGCTGGTTCCAGTTGGCTACTGGTGGATACCTTGGAACCGGAGACTGCCTACCAGTTCAGTGTCTTGGCTCAAAACAAGCTGGGCACCAGCTCCTTCAGTGAGGTGGTCACTGTGAACACTCTAG CATTCCCTGTAACAACTCCAGAGCCTCTGGTGTTGGTTACCCCACCGAGGTGCCTAACAGCCAACCGGACACAGCAAGGCGTCCTCTTGTCATGGCTTCCTCCTGCTAACCACAGCTTCCCCATCGACCGCTACATCATGGAGTTCCGTGTCGCGGAGAGGTGGGAGATCTTGGACGACGGCATCTTGGGGACCGAGAGCGAGTTTTTTGCCAAGGACTTGTCCCAG GACACCTGGTACGAGTTCCGGGTCCTGGCGGTCATGCAGGATCTCATCAGCGAACCCAGCAACGTTGCTGGCGTGTCCAGTACAG acgTATTCCCTCAGCCTGACCTGACGGACGAGGGTCTAGCCCGCCCAGTGCTGGCTGGCATCGTTGCCACCATCTGCTTCCTGGCTGCTGCCATCCTCTTCAGCACACTCGCCGCCTGCTTCGTCAACAAGCAACGCAAACGCAAGCTCAAGCGCAAGAAAG ACCCTCCTCTCTCGATAAcccactgcaggaagagtttGGAGTCCCC GTTGTCTTCCGGCAAGGTGAGTCCCGAGAGCATCCGCACGCTCCGTCCCCCCTCGGAGTCCTCCGACGACCAGGGCCCGCAGGCCAAGCGGATGCTGAGCCCCACCAAGGAGAAGGAGCTCTCCCTTTACAAGAAGACCAAGCGAGCCATCAGCAGCAAGAAGTACAGCGTCTCCaaggcagaggcagaagccgAGGCCACCACCCCCATCGAGCTCATCAGCCGCGGGCCAGACGGCCGCTTCGTCATGGACCCGGCGGAGATGGAGCCCTCCCTGAAGACACGGCGGATCGAGGGCTTCCCCTTCGTGGAGGAGACAGACATGTACCCCGAGTTCAGGCAGTCGGATGAGGAGAACGACGACCCCGTTGTCCCCACGTCCGTCACCGCCCTGAAAGCCCAGCTCACCCCTCTCTCCTCCAGCCAGGAGTCCTACCTTCAGCCACCAGCATACAGCCCCCGGTTCCACCGGGCGCTGGAGGGTCCCGGCGCCCTGCAGGCCACCGGCCaggcccgcccgccggccccccggGCTTTCCACCACCAATTTTACGGttacctcagcagcagcagccccggggaGGTGGACCCACCGCCCTTCTACATGCCAGAAGTCAGCCCGCTGAGCTCGGTCATGtcctccccgccgctgccccccgaGGGGCCTTTTGGACACCCCACCATCCCCGAAGAGAACGGGGAGAACGTCTCCAACAGCACGCTGCCCCTGGCCCAGACCCCCACGGGGGGCCGGTCCCCTGAACCCTGGGGCAGGGCCGAATTCCCCTTCGGCAGCCTGGAGCCGGCCCCGGCGCCAtttccccaccagctccagccGTGCGAGGCGGCCGAGGGCACCCAGCCCACCGGCTGCCTTCCTCGGGGGCCGCCCCCCTCATCCCTCCAGGTGGTCCCCGCGTCCTACCCGGGCATCCTGCCCCTGGAGGCACCAAAGAGCTGGACCGGCAAGTCACCCGGCAGGGGCCAATCCTCTGTGCCCACCACCACGAAGTGGCAGGACAAACCTATGCAACCCATGGGATGTCAAGGGCAGCTAAGACATACCAGCCAAGGTATGGGCATACCCGTGTTGCCTTACCACGAACCGTCCGAGCCCGTCGGCCCCAGCGGCACAAGCACATTCAGCCTGGACACCAGGTGGTACGAGCCCCAACCCCGACCTCGGCCCAGCCCTCGGCAGGTCAGGAGGGCTGAGCCCAGTTTACATCAGGTGGTGCTACAACCTTCGAGGCTTTCTCCTCTGACCCAAAGCCCCCTCAGCTCCCGCAACAGCTCCCCGGAGCTGACCGCCCGTGCCCGGCCCCGGCCAGGTCTCATCCAGCAGGCTGAGGTGTCGGAGatcaccctgcagccccccgcgGCGGTCAGCTTCTCCCGCAAGTCCACGCCGTCGACAGGATCCCCCGCGCCGAGCAGCCGGGGAGGCAGCCCCAGCTACCGACCTACTGCCACCTTCGCCTCCCTGGCCACCGGCTACTCCGGCTCCCAGGGCTCCTCCCTGCCCGTGGACACCATGGATGTTTTCGGAGACATCCCCTCTCCAAGGAGGGCTGGCGAGGAGATTCTCCAACCGGAGCCGACATCCACCACGGTAGCCGCCACGGG AAAACATCCATCTCCGTCTGGGGACGCTGCTGCACCTGAGAGGCTCGAAGCTCTGAAATACCAGCGGATAAAGAAGCCCAAAAAGTCATCCAAGGGCTCCTCGAAATCCAGAAAACAATCCA acGGCTCTGCCTCCCAGGTTCAGCAACTTCCCAGCTCTCAGGTACTGTGGCCTGACGAAGCTGTCTGCCTCCGCAAAAAGAAGAGACACCCTCGTCAGGACCCCTTCGCTCGCCTCTCGGCGCTGAAGGACGACCTCTGCCACCGGCAGCTCCCCGAAGACCAGACAGCCATTCTCAACAGCGTGGACCACGACGACACCGGCGGGCACGCCACGTTGCTTTAG
- the IGSF9B gene encoding protein turtle homolog B isoform X4: MIWYVAALVASVLGARGLPVQGALGSREEPEFVTARAGESVILPCDVIHPLTGQPPPYVVEWFKFGVPIPIFIKFGFYPPHVDPEYAGRASLHDKASLRIEQVRSEDQGWYECKVLMLDQQYDTFHNGSWVHLTVNAPPTFTETPPQYVEAKEGSSVTLTCMAFGNPKPIVTWLKEGDLLGDNGKYQVSDGSLTVLSISREDRGPYTCRAYSIQGEAVHTTRLLVQGPPFIVSPPENITVNISQDALFTCQAEAYPGNLTYLWYWEEENVYFKNDLKLRVRILIDGTLIIFRVKPEDAGKYTCIPSNSLGRSPSASAYLTVQYPARVVNMPPVIYVPIGIHGYIRCPVEAEPPVTLVKWNKDGRPLRIEKYSGWNLLEDGSIRIEEATEDALGTYTCVPYNALGTMGQSPPARLVLKDPPYFTVLPGWEYRQEAGRELLIPCAAAGDPFPIIAWRKVGKPSRSKHNTLPGGTLQIRSLGKDDHGEWECIATNIVASITASTHLTVVGTSPHAPTSVHVVVAMTSANVSWEPGYDGGYEQTFSVWMKRAQFGPHDWLSLPVPAGSSWLLVDTLEPETAYQFSVLAQNKLGTSSFSEVVTVNTLAFPVTTPEPLVLVTPPRCLTANRTQQGVLLSWLPPANHSFPIDRYIMEFRVAERWEILDDGILGTESEFFAKDLSQDTWYEFRVLAVMQDLISEPSNVAGVSSTDVFPQPDLTDEGLARPVLAGIVATICFLAAAILFSTLAACFVNKQRKRKLKRKKDPPLSITHCRKSLESPLSSGKVSPESIRTLRPPSESSDDQGPQAKRMLSPTKEKELSLYKKTKRAISSKKYSVSKAEAEAEATTPIELISRGPDGRFVMDPAEMEPSLKTRRIEGFPFVEETDMYPEFRQSDEENDDPVVPTSVTALKAQLTPLSSSQESYLQPPAYSPRFHRALEGPGALQATGQARPPAPRAFHHQFYGYLSSSSPGEVDPPPFYMPEVSPLSSVMSSPPLPPEGPFGHPTIPEENGENVSNSTLPLAQTPTGGRSPEPWGRAEFPFGSLEPAPAPFPHQLQPCEAAEGTQPTGCLPRGPPPSSLQVVPASYPGILPLEAPKSWTGKSPGRGQSSVPTTTKWQDKPMQPMGCQGQLRHTSQGMGIPVLPYHEPSEPVGPSGTSTFSLDTRWYEPQPRPRPSPRQVRRAEPSLHQVVLQPSRLSPLTQSPLSSRNSSPELTARARPRPGLIQQAEVSEITLQPPAAVSFSRKSTPSTGSPAPSSRGGSPSYRPTATFASLATGYSGSQGSSLPVDTMDVFGDIPSPRRAGEEILQPEPTSTTVAATGKHPSPSGDAAAPERLEALKYQRIKKPKKSSKGSSKSRKQSNGSASQVQQLPSSQVLWPDEAVCLRKKKRHPRQDPFARLSALKDDLCHRQLPEDQTAILNSVDHDDTGGHATLL, encoded by the exons GCCGGGCCAGCCTGCACGACAAAGCCTCCCTGCGTATTGAGCAGGTCCGCTCTGAGGACCAGGGCTGGTACGAGTGCAAAGTGCTCATGCTGGACCAGCAGTACGACACCTTCCACAACGGCAGCTGGGTCCACCTCACGGTCAACG CTCCCCCCACTTTCACGGAGACGCCACCGCAGTACGTCGAGGCGAAGGAAGGCAGCAGCGTCACCTTGACCTGCATGGCGTTTGGGAACCCCAAGCCCATCGTCACCTGGCTGAAAGAGGGAGACCTTTTGGGTGACAATGGCAAGTACCAG GTGAGCGACGGGAGCCTGACAGTGCTCTCCATCAGCCGGGAGGACAGGGGTCCCTACACTTGCCGGGCGTACAGCATCCAGGGAGAGGCAGTGCACACCACGCGCCTGCTCGTTCAAG gACCTCCTTTCATCGTTTCCCCTCCGGAGAACATCACGGTCAACATCTCCCAGGATGCGCTCTTCACCTGCCAGGCCGAGGCGTACCCCGGGAACCTCACCTACCTGTGGTACTGGGAGGAGGAGAACGTCTACTTCAAGAA CGACCTGAAGTTGCGGGTGCGGATCCTGATCGACGGGACGCTGATCATTTTCCGTGTCAAGCCAGAGGATGCTGGAAAATACACCTGTATCCCCAGCAACAGCCTGGGCCGCTCGCCATCAGCCTCTGCCTACCTGACGGTGCAGT atCCTGCCCGCGTGGTGAACATGCCCCCTGTCATCTACGTTCCCATCGGGATACACGGATACATCCGCTGCCCGGTCGAGGCAGAGCCCCCGGTCACGCTGGTCAAGTGGAACAAAGACGGACGTCCCCTGCGAATCGAGAAG TATTCTGGCTGGAACCTGCTGGAAGACGGGTCGATCCGGATAGAGGAGGCAACCGAAGATGCTCTCGGCACTTACACCTGTGTGCCTTATAACGCCCTGGGTACGATGGGCCAGTCTCCCCCTGCCCGACTGGTACTGAAG GACCCCCCCTATTTCACGGTGCTACCAGGCTGGGAGTACAgacaggaggcagggagggagctgttGATTCCTTGCGCTGCTGCCGGAGACCCCTTTCCCATCATCGCCTGGAGAAAG GTAGGGAAGCCCAGCAGGAGCAAGCACAACACGCTGCCCGGCGGCACCCTGCAGATCCGCTCCCTCGGCAAGGACGACCACGGCGAGTGGGAGTGCATCGCCACCAACATCGTCGCAAGCATTACTGCCAGCACCCACCTTACCGTCGTAG GCACAAGCCCTCACGCCCCGACCAGCGTGCACGTTGTGGTCGCCATGACCTCTGCCAACGTCTCCTGGGAGCCCGGCTACGACGGTGGATACGAGCAGACTTTCTCAGTTTG GATGAAGAGAGCCCAGTTTGGCCCCCACGACTGGCTGTCTCTCCCTGTACCAGCTGGTTCCAGTTGGCTACTGGTGGATACCTTGGAACCGGAGACTGCCTACCAGTTCAGTGTCTTGGCTCAAAACAAGCTGGGCACCAGCTCCTTCAGTGAGGTGGTCACTGTGAACACTCTAG CATTCCCTGTAACAACTCCAGAGCCTCTGGTGTTGGTTACCCCACCGAGGTGCCTAACAGCCAACCGGACACAGCAAGGCGTCCTCTTGTCATGGCTTCCTCCTGCTAACCACAGCTTCCCCATCGACCGCTACATCATGGAGTTCCGTGTCGCGGAGAGGTGGGAGATCTTGGACGACGGCATCTTGGGGACCGAGAGCGAGTTTTTTGCCAAGGACTTGTCCCAG GACACCTGGTACGAGTTCCGGGTCCTGGCGGTCATGCAGGATCTCATCAGCGAACCCAGCAACGTTGCTGGCGTGTCCAGTACAG acgTATTCCCTCAGCCTGACCTGACGGACGAGGGTCTAGCCCGCCCAGTGCTGGCTGGCATCGTTGCCACCATCTGCTTCCTGGCTGCTGCCATCCTCTTCAGCACACTCGCCGCCTGCTTCGTCAACAAGCAACGCAAACGCAAGCTCAAGCGCAAGAAAG ACCCTCCTCTCTCGATAAcccactgcaggaagagtttGGAGTCCCC GTTGTCTTCCGGCAAGGTGAGTCCCGAGAGCATCCGCACGCTCCGTCCCCCCTCGGAGTCCTCCGACGACCAGGGCCCGCAGGCCAAGCGGATGCTGAGCCCCACCAAGGAGAAGGAGCTCTCCCTTTACAAGAAGACCAAGCGAGCCATCAGCAGCAAGAAGTACAGCGTCTCCaaggcagaggcagaagccgAGGCCACCACCCCCATCGAGCTCATCAGCCGCGGGCCAGACGGCCGCTTCGTCATGGACCCGGCGGAGATGGAGCCCTCCCTGAAGACACGGCGGATCGAGGGCTTCCCCTTCGTGGAGGAGACAGACATGTACCCCGAGTTCAGGCAGTCGGATGAGGAGAACGACGACCCCGTTGTCCCCACGTCCGTCACCGCCCTGAAAGCCCAGCTCACCCCTCTCTCCTCCAGCCAGGAGTCCTACCTTCAGCCACCAGCATACAGCCCCCGGTTCCACCGGGCGCTGGAGGGTCCCGGCGCCCTGCAGGCCACCGGCCaggcccgcccgccggccccccggGCTTTCCACCACCAATTTTACGGttacctcagcagcagcagccccggggaGGTGGACCCACCGCCCTTCTACATGCCAGAAGTCAGCCCGCTGAGCTCGGTCATGtcctccccgccgctgccccccgaGGGGCCTTTTGGACACCCCACCATCCCCGAAGAGAACGGGGAGAACGTCTCCAACAGCACGCTGCCCCTGGCCCAGACCCCCACGGGGGGCCGGTCCCCTGAACCCTGGGGCAGGGCCGAATTCCCCTTCGGCAGCCTGGAGCCGGCCCCGGCGCCAtttccccaccagctccagccGTGCGAGGCGGCCGAGGGCACCCAGCCCACCGGCTGCCTTCCTCGGGGGCCGCCCCCCTCATCCCTCCAGGTGGTCCCCGCGTCCTACCCGGGCATCCTGCCCCTGGAGGCACCAAAGAGCTGGACCGGCAAGTCACCCGGCAGGGGCCAATCCTCTGTGCCCACCACCACGAAGTGGCAGGACAAACCTATGCAACCCATGGGATGTCAAGGGCAGCTAAGACATACCAGCCAAGGTATGGGCATACCCGTGTTGCCTTACCACGAACCGTCCGAGCCCGTCGGCCCCAGCGGCACAAGCACATTCAGCCTGGACACCAGGTGGTACGAGCCCCAACCCCGACCTCGGCCCAGCCCTCGGCAGGTCAGGAGGGCTGAGCCCAGTTTACATCAGGTGGTGCTACAACCTTCGAGGCTTTCTCCTCTGACCCAAAGCCCCCTCAGCTCCCGCAACAGCTCCCCGGAGCTGACCGCCCGTGCCCGGCCCCGGCCAGGTCTCATCCAGCAGGCTGAGGTGTCGGAGatcaccctgcagccccccgcgGCGGTCAGCTTCTCCCGCAAGTCCACGCCGTCGACAGGATCCCCCGCGCCGAGCAGCCGGGGAGGCAGCCCCAGCTACCGACCTACTGCCACCTTCGCCTCCCTGGCCACCGGCTACTCCGGCTCCCAGGGCTCCTCCCTGCCCGTGGACACCATGGATGTTTTCGGAGACATCCCCTCTCCAAGGAGGGCTGGCGAGGAGATTCTCCAACCGGAGCCGACATCCACCACGGTAGCCGCCACGGG AAAACATCCATCTCCGTCTGGGGACGCTGCTGCACCTGAGAGGCTCGAAGCTCTGAAATACCAGCGGATAAAGAAGCCCAAAAAGTCATCCAAGGGCTCCTCGAAATCCAGAAAACAATCCA acGGCTCTGCCTCCCAGGTTCAGCAACTTCCCAGCTCTCAGGTACTGTGGCCTGACGAAGCTGTCTGCCTCCGCAAAAAGAAGAGACACCCTCGTCAGGACCCCTTCGCTCGCCTCTCGGCGCTGAAGGACGACCTCTGCCACCGGCAGCTCCCCGAAGACCAGACAGCCATTCTCAACAGCGTGGACCACGACGACACCGGCGGGCACGCCACGTTGCTTTAG